In the genome of Amphiura filiformis chromosome 4, Afil_fr2py, whole genome shotgun sequence, one region contains:
- the LOC140150174 gene encoding uncharacterized protein: MNVGVVGEVAMASDTGGSITMVENSDQKTRKQTRFSIASSPGPLGTITNLVLPGAGSPVKNENEQNTAPPGHPDDSAMADKGMETGSSDENEIFFGPMTDYEKRKATKLRRRTVAYTPNFRANLLRTPSKASADEKRSSDEIESSTEQEDVTETENPADVTSDSVFIDTSEQSENKTSSHSNSNRHFTSSAFYSASEFPVEEDGFQKESIVTVDCADVSVYHQALSVSDYVPGEGELSRRQLSTISDNDATPIASVSDRFENRPNTTQKESVLADDKTTVGAFTKAFKDMSSLKEKSAKFLEELRMEQRSRGNTPTNSPVPKKIAKKSDQPIPLQLQESSSSSETSSSQEDLTDIDRPGIKSSPTDLGESSVVGILQETANRLQLKPHDTPTKAGFGDVNSTHQCGTPNSNLGMSMYDRCNSPMVFSSPKVFPVTVQAQSMRNPMCSVTYSPHTPNQLSKASSAFSSPVVPHKPSPIVAVPRAFRPVNDNVTMTGLSASASTSAGSAFNPVGNVFSVQERGSPAPNSAFMSISLSDSPFQKMPSANNETPNKENMLDSPNITLRSRKRNAGKSTPVAVPVQAVHPLPVQSQAEGMQTLSSGVFSPALHGMMRQQQTMSPRPMMVATQEHSSSPHQQLAQMSKWSLLEQKQQELARIRAEKQMLKQKIKEDNVKCFQMRTEIVAALRSNTSPEGLPPMDSHIVIFRPEGTSALTLNDQELDVVTRLHTIKNSHATARDQTYDSPVAHDKHRTGRVRLQWHDELVTPVDQLSSPRLYRIHAPVTAHSILLKK; this comes from the exons ATGAACGTAGGTGTTGTGGGAGAAGTAGCGATGGCATCGGACACTGGTGGTAGTATCACAATGGTCGAAAATTCGGATCAGAAGACTCGAAAACAAACTCGATTTTCAATCGCCTCGAGCCCCGGGCCTCTCGGCACCATCACCAATCTTGTTTTGCCTGGGGCGGGAAGCCCAGTCAAGAATGAAAATGA ACAAAATACCGCACCACCTGGTCATCCAGATGATTCCGCAATGGCTGACAAGGGCATGGAAACAGGTAGCAgtgatgaaaatgaaatattcTTTGGGCCAATGACCGACTACGAGAAACGAAAAGCCACCAAGCTGAGACGGCGCACTGTGGCTTACACACCAAACTTTAGGGCCAACTTATTGAGGACTCCATCCAAAGCAAGTGCTGATGAAAAAAGATCATCAGACGAAATTGAGTCCTCCACGGAGCAAGAAGATGTTACCGAGACAGAAAATCCGGCAGATGTCACATCTGACTCTGTGTTCATTGATACTTCAGAGCAGTCTGAAAACAAAACTTCATCACATTCTAATTCAAATAGGCATTTTACTTCAAGTGCCTTCTACTCGGCTTCTGAATTTCCTGTTGAAGAAGATGGTTTTCAGAAAGAGTCGATTGTCACTGTTGATTGTGCTGATGTCAGTGTTTATCATCAGGCACTTTCAGTAAGCGACTATGTTCCTGGGGAGGGTGAACTTTCAAGAAGACAGCTGTCAACTATATCAGATAATGATGCCACTCCTATTGCAAGTGTGTCAGACCGCTTTGAAAACAGACCTAATACTACACAGAAAGAGTCGGTCTTAGCAGATGATAAGACTACCGTTGGAGCCTTCACTAAAGCCTTCAAAGACATGAGCAGTTTGAAAGAGAAGTCCGCAAAGTTTCTCGAAGAGTTGAGAATGGAGCAGCGCAGTCGAGGCAACACACCTACCAATAGTCCTGTGCCAAAAAAGATTGCCAAAAAAAGTGACCAACCTATTCCCTTGCAGCTTCAGGAGTCTTCATCTTCATCAGAAACATCTTCATCACAAGAAGACCTGACCGACATCGATAGACCGGGTATTAAGTCCTCACCTACTGATTTAGGAGAATCCTCAGTTGTTGGCATTCTGCAAGAAACAGCAAACAGATTACAACTGAAGCCGCATGATACCCCTACTAAAGCTGGCTTTGGAGATGTTAACTCTACTCATCAGTGCGGTACTCCAAATTCCAACCTCGGTATGAGCATGTACGACAGGTGCAACAGTCCAATGGTGTTCTCCAGTCCCAAAGTGTTCCCGGTCACAGTTCAAGCCCAAAGTATGCGTAATCCTATGTGCAGTGTAACTTATTCCCCTCACACTCCTAATCAGCTATCAAAAGCCAGTTCTGCCTTTTCGTCACCTGTTGTACCACACAAACCATCACCTATTGTTGCAGTACCAAGAGCCTTCAGACCTGTCAATGATAATGTCACCATGACAGGATTATCTGCTTCAGCTTCAACTTCTGCAGGATCTGCTTTTAATCCAGTTGGAAATGTTTTTTCTGTCCAGGAAAGAGGCAGCCCAGCCCCAAATTCTGCCTTCATGTCTATATCTCTGTCTGACTCCCCTTTCCAAAAAATGCCTTCAGCTAACAATGaaaccccaaacaaagaaaacatgTTAGATTCTCCAAACATCACTTTAAGATCGCGCAAAAGAAACGCCGGTAAATCAACACCAGTAGCAGTTCCTGTCCAGGCTGTCCATCCACTTCCAGTTCAATCCCAAGCTGAAGGCATGCAGACATTGTCCAGTGGTGTCTTCTCTCCTGCATTACATGGTATGATGAGACAGCAACAGACAATGTCACCAAGACCAatgatggttgctacacaagagCATTCCTCCTCGCCACATCAGCAATTAGCGCAGATGAGTAAATGGAGTCTATTGGAGCAGAAGCAGCAAGAGCTGGCAAGAATCAGGGCTGAGAAGCAGATGCTGAAGCAGAAGATCAAAGAAGACAATGTAAAG TGTTTTCAGATGAGAACTGAGATAGTGGCAGCACTACGAAGCAACACATCTCCAGAAGGCCTACCGCCTATGGACTCTCACATTGTGATCTTCAGACCAGAGGGTACTTCAGCATTAACATTG AATGACCAAGAACTGGATGTTGTTACCAGACTGCACACAATAAAAAATAGTCATGCCACAGCTAGAGACCAGACTTACGATTCTCCTGTAGCACATGACAAGCATAGAACAG GTCGTGTTCGTCTTCAGTGGCATGATGAACTAGTAACCCCTGTAGATCAGTTGAGCAGCCCTCGTTTGTATAGAATTCATGCACCAGTTACGGCACATTCAATACTTCTCAAG